A region of Myxococcus stipitatus DSM 14675 DNA encodes the following proteins:
- a CDS encoding DUF1028 domain-containing protein, whose product MPRLLACLVLVSFSAVAAERAPVPRRPVHTYSIVARDPVTGDLGVAVQSHWFSVGSTVPWAEAGVGAVATQSFVDPTYGKLGLDFMRAGRSAPETLKGLLAADVASDVRQVGMVDARGHVAAHTGKNNIAAAGHLVGEGFTVQANMMEKDTVWPAMAKAYREAKGDLAERMLIALEAAEAQGGDIRGKQSAALIVVSGTSTGRPWADRRFDLRVEDHPEPLKELRRLINLQRAYNAMNEGDLALERKDTDGALAAYSTAAKLAPGNAEMLFWHAISLVGLGRVDEAMPLLNKAYAADPRWKQLVTRLPAAGLLPNDPKLLGRLTGAKVTR is encoded by the coding sequence ATGCCTCGTCTCCTCGCTTGCCTCGTCCTCGTCTCGTTCTCCGCCGTCGCCGCGGAGCGTGCACCGGTGCCTCGTCGCCCCGTGCACACGTACTCCATCGTCGCCAGGGACCCGGTGACGGGAGATCTGGGCGTCGCCGTGCAATCGCACTGGTTCTCCGTGGGCAGCACCGTGCCTTGGGCCGAGGCCGGTGTCGGCGCGGTCGCCACCCAGTCCTTCGTGGACCCGACCTACGGCAAGCTCGGCTTGGACTTCATGCGCGCCGGACGCAGTGCCCCTGAGACCCTCAAGGGCCTGCTCGCCGCGGATGTCGCCAGCGACGTGCGCCAGGTCGGCATGGTGGACGCGCGGGGCCATGTCGCCGCTCACACCGGCAAGAACAACATCGCCGCCGCGGGCCACCTCGTGGGCGAGGGCTTCACCGTCCAGGCCAACATGATGGAGAAGGACACCGTCTGGCCCGCGATGGCCAAGGCCTACCGCGAAGCGAAGGGAGACCTGGCCGAACGAATGCTCATCGCACTCGAGGCCGCCGAGGCCCAGGGCGGCGACATCCGGGGCAAGCAGTCCGCCGCCCTCATCGTCGTGTCCGGAACGTCCACCGGGCGCCCCTGGGCGGACCGCCGCTTCGACCTGCGCGTCGAGGACCACCCCGAGCCCCTCAAGGAACTCCGTCGCCTCATCAACCTCCAGCGCGCCTACAACGCGATGAACGAAGGAGACCTCGCTCTCGAGCGAAAGGACACGGATGGCGCCCTCGCCGCGTACTCCACCGCCGCGAAGCTCGCCCCCGGCAACGCGGAGATGCTCTTCTGGCACGCCATCTCACTCGTGGGCCTGGGCCGCGTCGATGAGGCGATGCCACTGCTGAACAAGGCCTACGCCGCGGACCCTCGCTGGAAGCAACTCGTCACCCGGCTGCCCGCAGCCGGCCTCCTCCCCAATGACCCGAAGCTCCTGGGCCGCCTCACGGGAGCGAAGGTCACGCGGTAG
- a CDS encoding RNA methyltransferase, translated as MVLPVRFVLMRPRNAENLGAAARALKNCGLSDWVWVTPEVEDLTPARRLAVHAEDVLDGARRAATLDEAIADCVWVVGTSSRKVEGKRRLPPRAVGEELVSRAAQGTVAVVFGDERSGLTNAEVERCHDLSAVPTAPEQPSINLAQAVLLYAYEVRVATLEQQAPPPGPLPVAATDTELAQVESTLGEVLTSGGFLIDEQPGRTGLRDLFAPLRRSRLTRKEARLWLAAMHTLRKNRPSGEG; from the coding sequence ATGGTGCTGCCCGTTCGTTTTGTCCTGATGCGTCCGCGCAACGCGGAGAACCTGGGTGCCGCGGCTCGCGCGCTCAAGAACTGCGGTCTGTCGGATTGGGTCTGGGTGACGCCCGAGGTGGAGGATTTGACGCCCGCGCGCCGGCTGGCGGTCCATGCCGAGGACGTGCTGGACGGAGCCCGCAGGGCGGCGACGCTGGACGAGGCCATCGCCGACTGTGTCTGGGTGGTGGGGACCAGCTCGCGCAAGGTGGAGGGGAAGCGCCGGTTGCCCCCGCGCGCGGTGGGCGAGGAGCTGGTGTCGCGCGCGGCCCAGGGCACCGTGGCGGTGGTCTTCGGGGATGAGCGCAGCGGGCTGACCAACGCGGAGGTGGAGCGCTGTCATGACCTGTCCGCGGTGCCCACCGCGCCGGAGCAGCCCTCCATCAACCTGGCGCAGGCCGTACTGTTGTATGCCTATGAGGTCCGCGTGGCCACGCTGGAGCAGCAGGCTCCGCCGCCCGGTCCCCTTCCGGTGGCGGCCACGGACACGGAGCTGGCGCAGGTGGAGTCGACGCTCGGGGAGGTGCTGACGTCGGGGGGATTCCTCATCGACGAGCAGCCCGGACGCACCGGCCTCCGAGACCTCTTCGCGCCGCTGCGTCGCTCACGGCTCACGCGCAAGGAGGCGCGGCTGTGGCTGGCCGCGATGCACACGCTGCGGAAGAACCGTCCTTCCGGCGAGGGCTAG
- a CDS encoding alpha-2-macroglobulin family protein, with translation MGSQSVVTTSPPRAWRASGLFALLLAGTALTGCKKEGEPAAAPPATTGTSAATAPLAAGEDAGTSLVATPEPVKPESIVPIIRTLGAEGSLPEGLVVELARSLSPHDNSVMPGTTFSLTPPVPGSLSWTGGSTLTFKPTSDAFAFGAEYTFSLDALRTEGGVVKPPSPGAWAYKFKTPAFRFVRLRPMQVEVGKHSAVVDLEFTGPVDANALRGRGTFQVGGETVSSVTWRSVPEFRNVVNAVLTHPGIKPGAEVRFALAPGLTSSVASKAVAPATDASVVLRGGKRMDITSIKRDEGAMGFFLEVSCRDVDMGEALSTRSNDEYDSYYWDSRNRGCVLDDAMAESAIRVSPPVKVSVIPARRGFRIFGDFKRGTYTVRIAGGATSVGGGTLLADFERGITIPARKPQLSFSSTGRYLPRSAWRNLPLQHLNLDSVELIVRNVPPENLVFWMSDDERETADERTSNVVVKKTLSLQSPVDTLVTTYVDVATLVPATTRGLVEVSVRKSGMEAASRILLTDLSLVAKRGGPVPGSTDQGEVWVWALGMESTDPVSGVEVSLVKKSGQSVARCVTKGADGCVLRVPAPGADDSAPFALIARQGEELTYLKYSELGTEIANSDVQGEPYRSEKAYRASLWSDRGVYRPGDTAHLAAVLRGVNDLAPPVGMPVELVVLDPRERELKKVPLKTNDAGLVSLDVPFEAFQDTGRYHVTLKVADRELASYGFSVEEFVPERMKVTAAAQAPGYVQGVEIPVAVEAAYLFGGSAEGSPVELNCRLLPSDYKPKENAQFTYGLWRQDGKEPRPVTLGQAKGTLDAKGQAVLNCPALAAMGGLRGGAKLSALASVFESGSGRSTVNEASVPVHPERYYVGLQANTKKVQAGKPFTVQGVVVDWDGKLAGASLAPQSVEVEYVRLEEEYGFTYDEDEGYERYQRFLRPMREGRVTTKVSGGRFNVTVTPGADSAGYLVRVRSGNAQTDLELEGEGRYYWWGGGSRVEQTPRPLKPTSLDVAVPAQARVGQPFTVKVKAPYKGRMLFTVETDRVLATEWKAVEPGEVTWSFTPKEFAPNVYVSTFLVKDPHLESAEAFMPDRAFGISSVTLEPVDFTQAVTMNVPKEVRSNDTLTVDLDLGALEGATYATVAVVDEGILSLTRFQSPDPIKQLFTKRALGVGTFETIGWTLLIPPGGSSRSTGGDAEGDASGRVQPVKPVALWSGVVPVPANGKLRVPFKLPQYRGAVRVMAVTAGAKRVGRASAQVLVRDPLVLQTTLPRFLTQNDEIQVPVFITNLSGKPQDVKVTLSAESLPVPGLEMPSTGTSPLQLLGKSEGRARVEDGKSTTFVFQARAVQSVGAARLSVVVEGGGYTSKETLDVPLSPAGPRERRVQRIELAQGVTDVSKFLQGWTPTTERSTLWVTTNPYAQSLQHLSYLARYPYGCVEQTTSSTRPLLFVSELVDNIDPTLTQGGSLADMVTSGINRVLSMQTSSGGFGYWPGSTDPVEWGTAYATHMLMDAQKQKYLVPQDRLDDALKWMGDTLNTYEGRELRASGYPERAEAYMHYVLALSGKGRKARVQKLVEALAVKAKTKALEGQEREEEYMLKAALYLAGDRRYEKELRNPDLSPVTDERNNSWSFYSDRRRRGFMLSTFQDLFGKDAAGEPLAAMVAESLQSHPSGWYTTQELVWGITGLGKRLTGVSSQFTPPVLTVDGKAMAAQQNKESRASDRTWALARASERKQLQLDVKAKDEGRLYLVLSSEGVRSDGQVRMGGQGLVLTRKYRKQDGSELSLNASPVALAELIYVELELKNTTGERVQNLALVDRLPAGWEIENARLGRGGSVDWVSGDALWVPDYVNIRDDRMEVFGALNAKESKKVIYAVRAVTAGSFTLPTVEVEAMYDPRIWAREAGGTVQVSGPWKDSLL, from the coding sequence ATGGGTTCGCAGTCCGTCGTCACGACCTCACCCCCTCGCGCATGGCGCGCGAGCGGGCTCTTCGCGCTGCTCCTGGCGGGCACCGCGCTCACGGGCTGTAAGAAAGAGGGAGAGCCCGCGGCCGCGCCGCCGGCCACCACCGGAACGTCGGCCGCCACCGCGCCGCTCGCCGCGGGGGAGGACGCCGGAACCTCCCTCGTCGCGACGCCGGAGCCCGTCAAGCCGGAGTCCATCGTCCCCATCATCCGCACGCTGGGCGCGGAGGGCTCGCTGCCCGAGGGCCTCGTCGTCGAGCTGGCGCGCTCACTGAGCCCTCACGACAACAGCGTGATGCCGGGCACGACCTTCTCGCTGACGCCCCCGGTCCCCGGGAGCCTGAGTTGGACTGGCGGGTCCACGCTCACCTTCAAGCCCACGTCCGACGCCTTCGCCTTCGGGGCCGAGTACACCTTCTCGCTCGATGCGCTCCGGACCGAGGGGGGCGTGGTGAAGCCTCCCTCGCCGGGGGCGTGGGCCTACAAGTTCAAGACGCCCGCGTTCCGCTTCGTGCGCTTGCGGCCGATGCAGGTCGAGGTCGGCAAGCACTCGGCCGTGGTGGACCTCGAGTTCACGGGCCCGGTGGACGCGAACGCCCTGCGCGGGCGCGGGACGTTCCAGGTCGGCGGAGAGACCGTGTCCTCGGTGACCTGGCGCTCCGTCCCCGAGTTCCGGAACGTCGTCAACGCCGTGCTGACCCATCCGGGCATCAAGCCAGGAGCGGAGGTCCGCTTCGCGCTGGCCCCGGGGCTGACCTCGTCGGTGGCGTCGAAGGCGGTCGCCCCCGCGACGGACGCATCGGTCGTCCTGCGCGGCGGCAAGCGCATGGACATCACCAGCATCAAGCGCGACGAAGGCGCCATGGGCTTCTTCCTGGAAGTCTCCTGCCGCGACGTGGACATGGGCGAGGCGCTGAGCACCCGGTCCAACGACGAGTACGACTCCTACTACTGGGACTCGCGCAACCGGGGCTGCGTGCTGGATGACGCCATGGCCGAGTCGGCCATCCGCGTGTCTCCACCGGTCAAGGTGTCGGTGATTCCCGCGCGGCGCGGCTTCCGCATCTTCGGCGACTTCAAGCGAGGCACGTACACGGTGCGCATCGCCGGCGGCGCCACGTCCGTGGGCGGAGGCACGCTGCTGGCGGACTTCGAGCGGGGCATCACCATCCCCGCGAGGAAGCCGCAGCTCTCGTTCTCCTCGACGGGTCGCTACCTGCCGCGCAGCGCGTGGCGGAACCTGCCGCTCCAGCACCTCAACCTGGACAGCGTGGAGCTCATCGTCCGCAACGTGCCGCCGGAGAACCTGGTCTTCTGGATGAGCGACGACGAGCGGGAGACAGCGGACGAGCGCACCTCCAACGTGGTGGTGAAGAAGACGCTGTCGCTCCAGTCGCCCGTGGACACCCTGGTCACCACCTACGTGGACGTGGCCACGCTGGTGCCCGCGACGACGCGGGGGCTGGTGGAAGTCTCCGTGCGGAAGAGCGGCATGGAGGCCGCCTCGCGCATCCTCCTCACGGACCTGAGCCTCGTCGCCAAGCGCGGAGGCCCGGTGCCCGGCTCCACGGACCAGGGAGAGGTCTGGGTGTGGGCGCTCGGCATGGAGAGCACCGACCCGGTGTCGGGTGTCGAGGTGTCGCTGGTGAAGAAGAGCGGGCAGTCCGTGGCCCGCTGTGTCACCAAGGGCGCGGATGGGTGCGTGCTCCGCGTGCCCGCGCCGGGCGCGGATGACAGCGCGCCTTTCGCCCTCATCGCCCGCCAGGGGGAGGAGCTGACGTACCTGAAGTACAGCGAGCTGGGGACGGAGATCGCCAACTCGGACGTGCAGGGTGAGCCGTACCGCTCCGAGAAGGCCTACCGGGCCTCCCTCTGGTCGGACCGGGGCGTGTACCGGCCGGGCGACACCGCGCACCTGGCCGCGGTGCTGCGCGGCGTGAATGACCTGGCGCCGCCCGTGGGCATGCCGGTGGAGCTGGTGGTGTTGGACCCGCGTGAGCGGGAGCTGAAGAAGGTGCCGCTGAAGACGAACGACGCGGGCCTCGTGTCGCTCGACGTGCCCTTCGAGGCGTTCCAGGACACGGGCCGCTACCACGTGACGCTGAAGGTGGCGGACCGGGAGCTGGCCTCGTACGGCTTCAGCGTGGAGGAGTTCGTCCCGGAGCGGATGAAGGTGACCGCGGCCGCGCAGGCTCCGGGCTACGTGCAGGGCGTGGAGATTCCCGTCGCGGTGGAGGCCGCCTACCTCTTCGGTGGCTCCGCCGAGGGCAGCCCCGTGGAGCTCAACTGCCGGCTGCTGCCGTCGGACTACAAGCCGAAGGAGAACGCCCAGTTCACCTACGGCCTGTGGCGACAGGATGGAAAGGAGCCTCGCCCCGTCACGCTGGGGCAGGCGAAGGGCACGCTCGATGCGAAGGGCCAGGCGGTGCTCAACTGTCCGGCGCTGGCGGCCATGGGCGGGCTGCGCGGCGGCGCGAAGCTCAGCGCGCTGGCCAGCGTCTTCGAGTCCGGCAGCGGCCGCTCCACGGTGAACGAGGCCAGCGTGCCCGTGCACCCGGAGCGCTACTACGTGGGCCTCCAGGCCAACACCAAGAAGGTGCAGGCGGGCAAGCCGTTCACGGTGCAGGGCGTGGTGGTGGACTGGGACGGCAAGCTCGCGGGGGCGTCGCTGGCGCCGCAGTCCGTGGAGGTGGAGTACGTCCGGCTGGAAGAGGAGTACGGCTTCACCTACGACGAGGACGAAGGCTATGAGCGCTACCAGCGCTTCCTGCGGCCGATGCGGGAAGGCCGCGTCACGACGAAGGTGTCGGGAGGCCGCTTCAACGTCACCGTGACGCCCGGCGCGGATTCCGCGGGCTATCTGGTGCGCGTGCGGTCCGGCAACGCGCAGACGGACCTGGAGCTGGAGGGCGAGGGCCGCTACTACTGGTGGGGCGGGGGCTCGCGCGTGGAGCAGACGCCGCGCCCGCTCAAGCCCACGTCGCTGGACGTCGCCGTGCCGGCGCAGGCGCGGGTGGGGCAGCCGTTCACCGTGAAGGTCAAGGCGCCCTACAAGGGCCGGATGCTCTTCACGGTGGAGACGGACCGCGTCCTCGCCACCGAGTGGAAGGCCGTGGAGCCGGGCGAGGTGACGTGGAGCTTCACGCCCAAGGAGTTCGCTCCCAACGTCTACGTGAGCACCTTCCTGGTGAAGGACCCGCACCTCGAGTCCGCCGAGGCGTTCATGCCGGACCGCGCGTTCGGCATCTCCAGCGTGACGCTGGAGCCGGTGGACTTCACGCAGGCGGTGACGATGAACGTGCCCAAGGAGGTCCGCTCCAACGACACGCTCACGGTGGACCTGGACCTGGGCGCGCTGGAGGGCGCGACGTACGCCACGGTGGCGGTGGTGGACGAGGGCATCCTCTCCCTCACGCGCTTCCAGAGCCCCGACCCCATCAAGCAGCTCTTCACCAAGCGGGCCCTCGGGGTCGGGACCTTCGAGACCATCGGCTGGACGTTGCTGATTCCTCCGGGGGGCAGCTCCCGCTCCACGGGTGGTGACGCGGAAGGCGATGCGAGCGGCCGCGTGCAGCCCGTCAAGCCGGTGGCGCTGTGGAGCGGCGTGGTGCCGGTGCCCGCCAACGGCAAGCTGCGCGTGCCCTTCAAGCTGCCGCAGTACCGGGGCGCGGTGCGGGTGATGGCGGTGACGGCCGGGGCCAAGCGCGTGGGGCGCGCGAGCGCGCAGGTGCTCGTGAGAGATCCGCTGGTGCTCCAGACGACGCTGCCGCGCTTCCTCACGCAGAACGACGAAATCCAGGTGCCCGTCTTCATCACCAACCTGTCCGGCAAGCCGCAGGACGTGAAGGTGACGCTGAGCGCGGAGTCGCTCCCGGTGCCGGGGCTCGAGATGCCCTCCACGGGCACGTCGCCCTTGCAGTTGCTGGGCAAGAGCGAGGGCCGGGCGCGGGTGGAGGATGGCAAGTCCACGACCTTCGTCTTCCAGGCGCGCGCCGTGCAGTCGGTGGGCGCGGCGCGGCTGAGTGTCGTGGTGGAGGGCGGCGGGTACACGTCGAAGGAGACGCTGGACGTGCCGCTGTCACCCGCGGGGCCGCGTGAGCGGCGCGTGCAGCGCATCGAGCTGGCGCAGGGCGTGACGGATGTCTCGAAGTTCCTCCAGGGGTGGACGCCGACGACGGAGCGCTCCACGTTGTGGGTGACGACCAATCCGTATGCACAGTCGCTCCAGCACCTCTCGTATCTGGCGCGCTACCCGTATGGCTGCGTGGAGCAGACGACGTCCTCGACGCGTCCGCTGCTCTTCGTGTCGGAGCTGGTGGACAACATCGACCCCACGCTCACGCAGGGGGGCTCGCTGGCGGACATGGTGACGTCCGGCATCAACCGGGTGCTGTCGATGCAGACGTCGTCGGGCGGCTTCGGCTACTGGCCGGGCTCCACGGACCCGGTGGAGTGGGGCACCGCGTACGCGACGCACATGCTGATGGACGCGCAGAAGCAGAAGTACCTGGTGCCGCAGGACCGGCTGGACGACGCGCTCAAGTGGATGGGCGACACGCTCAACACCTACGAGGGGCGTGAGCTGCGCGCGAGCGGCTACCCCGAGCGCGCGGAGGCCTACATGCACTACGTGCTGGCGCTGTCCGGCAAGGGCCGCAAGGCGCGGGTGCAGAAGCTGGTGGAGGCGCTGGCGGTGAAGGCGAAGACGAAGGCGCTGGAGGGCCAGGAGCGTGAGGAGGAGTACATGCTGAAGGCCGCGCTGTATCTCGCGGGAGACCGCCGCTACGAGAAGGAGCTTCGCAACCCGGACCTGTCGCCCGTCACCGACGAGCGGAACAACTCCTGGTCCTTCTACTCGGACCGTCGTCGTCGCGGCTTCATGCTGAGCACCTTCCAGGACCTGTTCGGCAAGGACGCCGCGGGCGAGCCCCTGGCGGCCATGGTGGCCGAGTCGCTCCAGTCGCATCCGAGCGGCTGGTACACGACGCAGGAGCTGGTCTGGGGCATCACCGGCCTGGGCAAGCGACTGACGGGTGTGTCCTCCCAGTTCACCCCGCCGGTGTTGACGGTGGACGGCAAGGCGATGGCGGCGCAGCAGAACAAGGAGTCGCGCGCGTCGGACCGCACGTGGGCACTGGCGCGGGCCAGCGAGCGCAAGCAGCTCCAGCTCGACGTGAAGGCGAAGGACGAGGGCCGGCTGTACCTCGTGCTGAGCAGCGAGGGCGTGCGCTCGGACGGACAGGTGCGCATGGGCGGCCAGGGCCTGGTGCTGACGCGCAAGTACCGCAAGCAGGATGGCTCGGAGCTGAGCCTGAATGCGTCGCCGGTGGCGCTGGCGGAGCTCATCTACGTGGAGCTGGAGCTGAAGAACACCACGGGTGAGCGGGTGCAGAACCTCGCGCTGGTGGACCGACTGCCTGCGGGCTGGGAGATCGAGAACGCCCGGCTGGGCCGAGGCGGCTCGGTGGACTGGGTGTCCGGCGACGCGCTGTGGGTGCCCGACTACGTGAACATCCGCGATGACCGGATGGAGGTCTTCGGTGCGCTCAACGCGAAGGAGTCGAAGAAGGTCATCTACGCGGTGCGCGCGGTGACGGCGGGCTCCTTCACGCTGCCCACGGTGGAGGTCGAGGCCATGTACGACCCGCGCATCTGGGCGCGCGAGGCGGGCGGCACGGTGCAGGTGTCCGGCCCGTGGAAGGACAGCCTGCTCTGA
- the pbpC gene encoding penicillin-binding protein 1C, which translates to MRRFRHLLKKLGWTAVGVLSLMAVGVAAAWWVPLPSRLTAPPSVVMEYRDGTPAHVFLAPDERWRIAAPVERIDPAYLRALLALEDKRFYAHPGVDPLAVVRAAALNVTRGRRVSGASTLTMQLVRVLEPRPRTLSSKVVESFRAMQLELRLTKEEVLAAYLQFVPYGRNVEGVEAAALAYFGHTAAHLSPAEIATLLAVPQNPNRRFPVPENQARLRAARDEVARRLLDVEALPRGPEEASVSKEQVLEEVRASSVPREMKAFPREAPHAAVWLKGQRPGQALLRTTLDAGTQRLVERLMRDAAVTLLPKGIHNGTAVVVDREQGGVLALVGNFDFFDEKHGGQIVGFVTPRSPGSTLKPLLYAMGIDLGMVGPEQLVADIPMTYGGYSPRNFDGRFLGLVRLEYALSQSLNMPFVRLLERVGVERFLGALRGAGTTSLVAEPGHYGLSAAVGGIEMTPMEVAGVYVALAGDGRTRPLRLLEEGQPREDPVEVMSPGAAWLTRKALAIRDRPDFPERRRLTGLPARVHWKTGTSFGHRDAWAVGSGPRHTAVVWLGNFDHSPSVHLVGADAAGPVLFDILEGVGPRGRSLPDEDVNAPNDLMRVEVCAYSGHLPTEACTQRKEVYARRTSVPTARCPYHQRVEVDVATGLAVGPTCRAGRETESRVFVTWPATIRRWLEEQHRRLPEPPSAAPGCEPGGERAAPSIVSPGAGHITLLIPGVPPEKQELPLEAEASHERALTWFVDGALLGTARADERMWWTPSVGTHEILVTDDRGLTAKRTHTVREHR; encoded by the coding sequence ATGCGTCGCTTCCGCCACCTCCTGAAGAAGCTGGGTTGGACCGCCGTGGGGGTGTTGAGCCTCATGGCGGTGGGGGTGGCGGCGGCGTGGTGGGTGCCGCTGCCGTCGCGCCTCACCGCGCCGCCCTCCGTGGTGATGGAGTACCGCGACGGGACACCGGCGCATGTGTTCCTCGCGCCGGATGAGCGGTGGCGAATCGCCGCGCCGGTGGAGCGCATCGACCCGGCGTACCTCCGGGCGCTGTTGGCACTGGAGGACAAGCGCTTCTATGCACACCCGGGCGTGGACCCGCTCGCGGTGGTGCGCGCCGCCGCGCTGAATGTGACGCGGGGGCGCCGGGTGTCGGGAGCGTCCACGCTGACGATGCAGTTGGTGCGGGTGCTGGAGCCTCGCCCGCGCACGCTCTCGTCGAAGGTGGTGGAGTCATTCCGCGCGATGCAGTTGGAGCTGCGGCTGACGAAGGAGGAGGTGCTGGCGGCGTATCTCCAGTTCGTGCCGTACGGGCGAAACGTGGAGGGAGTGGAGGCGGCGGCGCTGGCGTACTTCGGCCACACGGCGGCGCACCTGAGTCCGGCGGAGATAGCGACGCTGCTGGCGGTGCCTCAGAACCCGAACCGCCGGTTCCCGGTGCCGGAGAACCAGGCACGGCTGAGGGCGGCTCGGGACGAAGTGGCGCGGCGGCTCCTGGACGTGGAGGCGCTGCCGAGAGGGCCGGAGGAGGCGAGTGTCTCGAAGGAGCAGGTGCTGGAGGAGGTGCGTGCCTCCTCGGTGCCGCGAGAGATGAAGGCGTTTCCACGCGAGGCGCCCCATGCCGCGGTGTGGCTGAAGGGCCAGCGTCCCGGGCAGGCACTGCTGCGGACGACGTTGGACGCGGGCACGCAGCGGCTGGTGGAGCGGCTGATGCGGGATGCGGCCGTGACGCTGCTGCCGAAGGGCATCCACAACGGGACGGCGGTGGTGGTGGACCGGGAGCAGGGAGGTGTGCTCGCGCTGGTGGGGAACTTCGACTTCTTCGACGAGAAGCACGGAGGGCAGATCGTGGGCTTCGTGACGCCGCGCTCTCCGGGCTCGACGCTCAAGCCGCTGCTCTATGCGATGGGCATCGACCTGGGAATGGTGGGCCCCGAGCAGCTCGTGGCGGACATCCCCATGACGTATGGGGGCTACTCCCCGCGCAACTTCGACGGCCGCTTCCTGGGGTTGGTGCGGCTGGAGTACGCGCTCTCCCAATCGCTCAACATGCCCTTCGTGCGGCTGCTGGAGCGAGTGGGCGTGGAGCGCTTCCTGGGGGCGCTGCGTGGCGCGGGTACCACCAGCCTGGTCGCGGAGCCGGGGCACTACGGCCTGTCGGCGGCGGTGGGGGGCATCGAGATGACGCCGATGGAGGTGGCCGGGGTGTACGTCGCGCTGGCGGGGGATGGGCGGACGCGGCCCTTGCGGTTGCTGGAGGAAGGGCAGCCACGAGAGGACCCCGTGGAGGTGATGTCACCCGGCGCGGCGTGGCTGACGCGCAAGGCCCTGGCCATCCGAGACCGGCCCGACTTTCCGGAGCGACGTCGGCTGACGGGGTTGCCCGCGCGCGTGCACTGGAAGACGGGGACCAGCTTCGGACACCGGGATGCGTGGGCGGTGGGCTCGGGGCCTCGGCACACGGCGGTGGTGTGGCTGGGCAACTTCGACCACTCGCCCAGCGTGCACCTGGTGGGCGCGGACGCCGCGGGGCCGGTGCTGTTCGACATCCTGGAGGGCGTGGGGCCTCGGGGCCGCTCATTGCCGGACGAGGATGTGAACGCGCCCAATGACCTGATGCGCGTGGAGGTGTGTGCGTACTCGGGCCACCTGCCGACGGAGGCGTGTACCCAGCGCAAGGAGGTCTACGCGAGGCGCACCTCGGTGCCCACCGCGCGCTGTCCCTATCACCAGCGGGTGGAGGTGGACGTGGCCACGGGGCTCGCGGTGGGGCCGACGTGCCGGGCGGGACGGGAGACCGAGTCGCGCGTCTTCGTCACCTGGCCCGCCACCATCCGCCGCTGGCTGGAGGAACAGCATCGCCGGCTGCCCGAGCCCCCCTCGGCGGCGCCCGGCTGTGAGCCCGGTGGTGAGCGTGCCGCCCCGAGCATCGTCTCGCCGGGGGCGGGTCACATCACCCTGCTGATTCCGGGGGTGCCTCCGGAGAAGCAGGAGCTGCCGCTGGAGGCGGAGGCTTCCCACGAGCGAGCGCTCACGTGGTTCGTGGACGGAGCGCTGCTGGGCACCGCGCGCGCGGACGAGCGGATGTGGTGGACCCCCTCGGTGGGGACCCACGAAATCCTCGTCACGGATGACCGAGGGCTCACCGCGAAGCGCACGCACACCGTTCGCGAGCACCGCTAA